The window GAGCCGAGCGAGCAGAGGTTACGATGATCTATCGCGCCTTGGCCGATCTGGTCCTCGTCCTCCATCTCGCGTTCATCATCTTTGTCGTGGTCGGCGGGCTCCTCGCGCTTCGCTGGCGTTGGGCCCCGCTTGTGCACCTCCCGGCTGCGATATGGGGCGTGTTTATCGAGGTGACGGGCGGTGTCTGCCCGCTTACACCCCTGGAGAACGCGCTTCGCAAAGCGGCGGGCGCTTCAGCGTATGCGGGCGGGTTCATCGAGCACTACCTTGTGCCAATCATCTATCCAGCGGCGCTCTCGCACACGGTGCAGCTCGTGCTGGCGGCTCTAGTCGTCCTCGCCAATGCTCTCGTGTACTCGCTTGTCTGGCGGCGGTACAGGCGAGCATCAGGCAGGCTGGCCGCCTAACCCCTCGCTGCACCGGACACCGCCTCGCGTGCTCCGAGCCCCAGCCCGCCAGGCTCTCCGCCTCCCGCTCGTGAAGCCGGAGCGCAGGGGGCTGGCTAGCGCCTGATCGGCGCGACCTCCCCCCTCGC is drawn from bacterium and contains these coding sequences:
- a CDS encoding DUF2784 domain-containing protein; protein product: MIYRALADLVLVLHLAFIIFVVVGGLLALRWRWAPLVHLPAAIWGVFIEVTGGVCPLTPLENALRKAAGASAYAGGFIEHYLVPIIYPAALSHTVQLVLAALVVLANALVYSLVWRRYRRASGRLAA